The Limnochorda sp. LNt genome includes a region encoding these proteins:
- a CDS encoding DUF3243 domain-containing protein, which translates to MDADLAWQEWKRWLSQAVSAGREAGLGSRELVDYAERVGDFLARHVDPANPQQRVLKELWSVADQGEQRAIASALVKLVGQAGDVGGGYQRDRGRGFTLS; encoded by the coding sequence ATGGATGCTGACCTCGCGTGGCAGGAGTGGAAGCGATGGCTGTCGCAGGCTGTCTCGGCTGGACGGGAGGCCGGCCTCGGCAGCCGGGAGCTGGTCGACTACGCCGAACGCGTGGGTGACTTCCTGGCCCGTCACGTGGACCCGGCCAACCCCCAGCAGCGGGTGCTCAAGGAGCTTTGGAGCGTGGCCGACCAGGGGGAGCAGCGGGCCATCGCCTCGGCCCTGGTCAAGCTGGTGGGGCAGGCGGGCGATGTCGGGGGTGGATACCAGCGCGACCGTGGCCGGGGCTTCACCTTGAGCTGA